From a single Epinephelus fuscoguttatus linkage group LG18, E.fuscoguttatus.final_Chr_v1 genomic region:
- the LOC125905808 gene encoding uncharacterized protein LOC125905808 isoform X2, translated as MFLQVTGRALLWYDPVTIIGHHGPRLTDEILKLKMEAGRSLCKECGIDSKGSRMDLVMRLRKEMQDRSTYDKVFSKVWGASGGWAVVTCPCAVVYGVKFNLRAESPRDFADLLLSMKHFPSVTLSDFARGLATHTNIREPQSLPFSPHEGRLMDATEENIRLASAGHAKVSLPWLATKKPVPDEGGHPLTGSSEHYALYDRFHEANTKDKKDVLRKIELVPQLCGWVNSQCAEQLFGGMRKNNHFLNMMTPSSHIFLMRNILHHYNNRRNAKRIDDMKKTLGSGLEIQLNSNGQIVAATAATTTTWTASIPTPLAASGSTTTSIPTPSAASGSRTTSIPTPLAAPIPTPSAASGSTTTSITILSRYQLCNEDCGGMKHMLHTSAGSSVTDLQLNNVLDIQKPKDEVIGVVGTSVLKRLDFLELGLNREVKIINCCLWLVSQIAGHRGKDVFAVDGYVISTWKQPFTMIPILSLPLFQLPSCLLEEIFAEDVLSDGDVAILTLSLVCHHFKEVSTEHRDGTEHFRRKAHFMWLNSVATWSKFTERYRADFRNMYSLETCRECNETYKNCIPGYAGKGKRGELRGIYSDDCHPGFCSKFCQMCAGIPE; from the exons atgttcCTGCAGGTAACAGGCAGAGCTCTTTTGTGGTACGACCCAGTTACCATAATTGGGCACCATGGACCAAGACTCACTGATGAGATTCTTAAACTTAAG ATGGAAGCTGGGCGTAGTCTTTGCAAGGAATGTGGCATAGACTCCAAGGGCTCTAGGATGGACCTAGTTATGAGGTTGAGAAAAGAAATGCAGGACCGCTCAACATACGACAAAGTGTTTTCAAAGGTCTGGGGGGCCTCTG GTGGATGGGCTGTTGTCACATGCCCCTGCGCTGTTGTATATGGTGTGAAGTTTAACCTGAGGGCTGAGAGCCCTCGAGACTTCGCAGATTTGCTGCTATCGATGAAACACTTCCCCAGTGTGACTTTGTCTGACTTTGCAAGGGGCCTGGCAACGCATACAAACATTAGGGAACCACAGTCCTTGCCGTTCAGTCCTCACGAGGGTAGACTGATGGATGCTACTGAGGAGAATATCAGATTGGCCTCTGCAGGTCATGCAAAAGTCAGCTTGCCATGGCTAGCGACAAAGAAGCCAGTGCCAGATGAAGGTGGCCACCCTCTGACAGGATCTTCAGAACATTATGCTCTTTACGACCGCTTCCATGAggcaaacacaaaagacaaaaaggatGTGTTGCGGAAAATAGAACTTGTTCCTCAGTTATGTGGTTGGGTCAATAGTCAGTGTGCTGAGCAGCTCTTCGGTGGCATGAGGAAGaataatcattttttaaatatgatgACCCCCTCATCCCATATATTTCTAATGAGGAACATTTTGCACCATTACAACAATCGACGCAATGCAAAAAGGATTGATGACATGAAGAAAACATTGGGGAGTGGACTGGAAATACAGTTGAACTCAAATGGGCAAATAGTTGCAG caacagcagccacAACCACAACTTGGACTGCTTCCATCCCCACACCATTGGCTGCCTCTGGGAGCACGACCACTTCCATCCCCACACCATCAGCTGCCTCTGGGAGCAGGACCACTTCCATCCCCACACCATTGGCTGCCCCCATCCCAACACCATCAGCTGCCTCTGGGAGCACGACCACTTCCATCACCATACTAA GTCGTTATCAATTGTGCAATGAAGATTGTGGTGGCATGAAACACATGCTCCACACAAGTGCTGGAAGCAGTGTGACAGACCTCCAG CTCAACAATGTGTTGGATATCCAAAAACCAAAGGATGAGGTAATAGGTGTTGTGGGCACCTCGGTTTTAAAAAGGCTGGACTTCCTGGAACTTGGGTTAAACAGAGAAGTGAAG ATCATCAACTGCTGTTTGTGGCTGGTGTCACAAATTGCAGGACACAGG GgaaaggatgtttttgctgtggaTGGCTATGTCATTTCCACGTGGAAACAGCCCTTCACTATGATACCTATTCTCTCACTGCCA tTGTTTCAGTTGCCATCTTGCCTGTTGGAGGAGATCTTTGCTGAGGATGTCCTGAGCGATGGAGATGTGGCAATACTGACCCTCTCCTTGGTGTGTCACCACTTCAAAGAAGTGTCAACAGAGCACAGGGATGGAACAGAGCACTTCAGAAGAAAAGCTCATTTCATGTGGCTTAACA GTGTTGCAACTTGGAGCAAGTTCACTGAAAGGTACCGAGCAGATTTTCGCAACATGTATTCCCTGGAAACGTGCAGAGAGTGCAACGAGACCTATAAAAACTGCATTCCAG GCTACGCAGGAAAGGGGAAAAGAGGGGAGCTGCGGGGAATTTACTCAGATGATTGTCACCCGGGCTTTTGCTCAAAGTTTTGCCAAATGTGTGCAGGCATTCCTGAGTAA
- the LOC125905808 gene encoding uncharacterized protein LOC125905808 isoform X1, translating to MFLQVTGRALLWYDPVTIIGHHGPRLTDEILKLKMEAGRSLCKECGIDSKGSRMDLVMRLRKEMQDRSTYDKVFSKVWGASGGWAVVTCPCAVVYGVKFNLRAESPRDFADLLLSMKHFPSVTLSDFARGLATHTNIREPQSLPFSPHEGRLMDATEENIRLASAGHAKVSLPWLATKKPVPDEGGHPLTGSSEHYALYDRFHEANTKDKKDVLRKIELVPQLCGWVNSQCAEQLFGGMRKNNHFLNMMTPSSHIFLMRNILHHYNNRRNAKRIDDMKKTLGSGLEIQLNSNGQIVAATAATTTTWTASIPTPLAASGSTTTSIPTPSAASGSRTTSIPTPLAAPIPTPSAASGSTTTSITILSRYQLCNEDCGGMKHMLHTSAGSSVTDLQLNNVLDIQKPKDEVIGVVGTSVLKRLDFLELGLNREVKIINCCLWLVSQIAGHRGKDVFAVDGYVISTWKQPFTMIPILSLPTLQQPFPQDTAIQHEGEEDLAVSIDMLFQLPSCLLEEIFAEDVLSDGDVAILTLSLVCHHFKEVSTEHRDGTEHFRRKAHFMWLNSVATWSKFTERYRADFRNMYSLETCRECNETYKNCIPGYAGKGKRGELRGIYSDDCHPGFCSKFCQMCAGIPE from the exons atgttcCTGCAGGTAACAGGCAGAGCTCTTTTGTGGTACGACCCAGTTACCATAATTGGGCACCATGGACCAAGACTCACTGATGAGATTCTTAAACTTAAG ATGGAAGCTGGGCGTAGTCTTTGCAAGGAATGTGGCATAGACTCCAAGGGCTCTAGGATGGACCTAGTTATGAGGTTGAGAAAAGAAATGCAGGACCGCTCAACATACGACAAAGTGTTTTCAAAGGTCTGGGGGGCCTCTG GTGGATGGGCTGTTGTCACATGCCCCTGCGCTGTTGTATATGGTGTGAAGTTTAACCTGAGGGCTGAGAGCCCTCGAGACTTCGCAGATTTGCTGCTATCGATGAAACACTTCCCCAGTGTGACTTTGTCTGACTTTGCAAGGGGCCTGGCAACGCATACAAACATTAGGGAACCACAGTCCTTGCCGTTCAGTCCTCACGAGGGTAGACTGATGGATGCTACTGAGGAGAATATCAGATTGGCCTCTGCAGGTCATGCAAAAGTCAGCTTGCCATGGCTAGCGACAAAGAAGCCAGTGCCAGATGAAGGTGGCCACCCTCTGACAGGATCTTCAGAACATTATGCTCTTTACGACCGCTTCCATGAggcaaacacaaaagacaaaaaggatGTGTTGCGGAAAATAGAACTTGTTCCTCAGTTATGTGGTTGGGTCAATAGTCAGTGTGCTGAGCAGCTCTTCGGTGGCATGAGGAAGaataatcattttttaaatatgatgACCCCCTCATCCCATATATTTCTAATGAGGAACATTTTGCACCATTACAACAATCGACGCAATGCAAAAAGGATTGATGACATGAAGAAAACATTGGGGAGTGGACTGGAAATACAGTTGAACTCAAATGGGCAAATAGTTGCAG caacagcagccacAACCACAACTTGGACTGCTTCCATCCCCACACCATTGGCTGCCTCTGGGAGCACGACCACTTCCATCCCCACACCATCAGCTGCCTCTGGGAGCAGGACCACTTCCATCCCCACACCATTGGCTGCCCCCATCCCAACACCATCAGCTGCCTCTGGGAGCACGACCACTTCCATCACCATACTAA GTCGTTATCAATTGTGCAATGAAGATTGTGGTGGCATGAAACACATGCTCCACACAAGTGCTGGAAGCAGTGTGACAGACCTCCAG CTCAACAATGTGTTGGATATCCAAAAACCAAAGGATGAGGTAATAGGTGTTGTGGGCACCTCGGTTTTAAAAAGGCTGGACTTCCTGGAACTTGGGTTAAACAGAGAAGTGAAG ATCATCAACTGCTGTTTGTGGCTGGTGTCACAAATTGCAGGACACAGG GgaaaggatgtttttgctgtggaTGGCTATGTCATTTCCACGTGGAAACAGCCCTTCACTATGATACCTATTCTCTCACTGCCA ACACTACAGCAACCCTTCCCACAAGACACTGCCATCCAACATGAAGGAGAGGAAGACTTGGCAGTTTCTATTGATATG tTGTTTCAGTTGCCATCTTGCCTGTTGGAGGAGATCTTTGCTGAGGATGTCCTGAGCGATGGAGATGTGGCAATACTGACCCTCTCCTTGGTGTGTCACCACTTCAAAGAAGTGTCAACAGAGCACAGGGATGGAACAGAGCACTTCAGAAGAAAAGCTCATTTCATGTGGCTTAACA GTGTTGCAACTTGGAGCAAGTTCACTGAAAGGTACCGAGCAGATTTTCGCAACATGTATTCCCTGGAAACGTGCAGAGAGTGCAACGAGACCTATAAAAACTGCATTCCAG GCTACGCAGGAAAGGGGAAAAGAGGGGAGCTGCGGGGAATTTACTCAGATGATTGTCACCCGGGCTTTTGCTCAAAGTTTTGCCAAATGTGTGCAGGCATTCCTGAGTAA